A stretch of Castanea sativa cultivar Marrone di Chiusa Pesio chromosome 2, ASM4071231v1 DNA encodes these proteins:
- the LOC142624873 gene encoding uncharacterized protein LOC142624873, translated as MRISVGSTPCTEEHIGPKRSISITDDLRELPCKKFLVSPEDKENSHILAEAVSQPHSEAAWRFTGFYGEPETHRRHESWDLLRRLNQQSSLPWLCAGDFNEIVKKSVKVRGRVKPQGQMQLFREVLDECGFMDIGFKGSPFTWSKHYSSGVSIWEWLDLAVVSYDWFVRYPRTRVNHVDSTTSDHKLLCIEHAELDLLPKKKLFRFEEMWLGDKGCGETVEGVWQVCYEEVDSTRVIKKVEKCGQALTDWSRECFGNIWTELEKKRRKLVWAEKLFSSSNPEDAVDDLDSIPQIVTGEMNDSLTGEFQAWEIESALKQMAPLKAPGPDGMLPLFYQNFWELVRVLANRLKRVLPNIISEHQSAFIKGHLITDNILVAYETLHYMKNHNSRNSGYMALKLNMSKAYNRVEWSFLRDVMIKMGFSDRWVALVMECVTIVTYSLLINGEPFGDIKPSRGIRQGDPLSPYLFLLCSEGLHRMIKKATEKGEIQEYLGLPALVGRNKRASFDQLKQKVWKRLQGWESKLLSQAGREVLIKSVIQAIPTFTMSCFKLPTTLCHEIETLIRKFWWGQKGERRKVHWVKWGDLCQDKDQGGMGFKDLTMFNEAMLVKLAWRLLHNDNSLFSRVFNARFFLRGTILETKDSSSASYAWKSILKGRDVILKGAIWRIGDGKRVRIWGDNWLPSKTIDKVATPVLFGQESSNVEVLINQRTRSRRNNVIDHVFNSQEVEIIKSIPLSLTTQLNVLIWPFTPSGSYSIKSGYHFLQENFAQSQSAGQDTEFWEKVWSMEVPSKIKNFVWQASKDALPVKMNLLRRKISQDGQCDICKAGDEDCLHALFFCSEIQAMWSADPQWKWFMEMQACNIKEIFKRADSEKWDAELMAYTRWDRKVEFQRLHPATVTQQHRNHTRWKPPKQGYYKVNYDGAVSSQMGKAGLGVIIRNCERAVMASMAQQIPLPTTVAQVEALAA; from the exons ATGCGGATTAGTGTAGGCTCCACTCCATGTACTGAAGAACACATTGGTCCAAAACGCTCCATTAGCATAACTGATGATCTCCGTGAGTTACCATGTAAGAAGTTTCTGGTTTCACCTGAGGATAAAGAAAATTCCCACATATTGGCGGAGGCTGTTTCTCAGCCCC actcCGAAGCAGCTTGGCGTTTCACTGGCTTTTATGGTGAACCAGAAACACACAGACGGCATGAATCGTGGGACCTTCTCCGGCGTTTAAATCAGCAGAGTTCATTACCTTGGCTGTGTGCCGGGGATTTCAATGagattgttaaaaaatctgtgaAGGTTAGAGGAAGAGTAAAGCCACAAGGACAAATGCAACTATTCCGAGAAGTCTTGGATGAATGTGGCTTTATGGACATTGGTTTCAAGGGGTCTCCATTCACCTGGAGTAAGCACTATAGCAGCGGAGTCTCGATATGGGAGTGGTTGGATCTAGCGGTGGTTTCCTATGACTGGTTTGTGAGATACCCAAGGACACGGGTCAATCATGTGGATAGCACAACTTCTGATCACAAGCTGCTGTGTATAGAGCACGCGGAGTTGGATCTTTTACCGAAGAAGAAGCTATTTAGATTCGAAGAGATGTGGTTAGGTGACAAGGGATGTGGAGAAACTGTGGAAGGGGTCTGGCAGGTTTGCTATGAAGAAGTCGATTCCACTAGAGTGATTAAGAAAGTGGAAAAATGTGGGCAAGCTTTAACGGATTGGAGCAGAGAATGTTTTGGCAACATTTGGACTGAattagaaaagaagagaagaaagttGGTCTGGGCTGAGAAA CTGTTCTCATCCTCCAATCCAGAAGATGCGGTGGATGACTTGGATTCCATTCCACAGATAGTAACAGGGGAAATGAATGATAGTTTGACTGGAGAATTTCAGGCATGGGAAATAGAAAGTGCACTGAAACAGATGGCGCCACTCAAGGCTCCGGGGCCGGATGGGATGCTGCCtttattttaccaaaatttttgggaGTTGGTAAGAG tcctTGCAAACAGGTTAAAGAGAGTGCTACCCAACATCATCTCGGAGCATCAGAGTGCTTTCATCAAAGGGCACCTTATCACAGATAACATCCTTGTGGCTTATGAGACATTGCATTATATGAAGAATCACAACTCCAGAAATTCGGGCTACATGGCACTCAAACTCAACATGAGCAAGGCATATAACAGGGTAGAATGGTCCTTCCTAAGAGATGTGATGATCAAAATGGGGTTTAGTGACCGATGGGTGGCTTTAGTTATGGAGTGTGTTACTATAGTCACTTATTCCCTACTGATCAATGGGGAACCTTTTGGTGATATCAAACCAAGTCGCGGCATAAGGCAAGGAGATCCGCTCTCGCCCTACCTTTTCTTGCTTTGTTCGGAGGGCCTACATCGAATGATCAAAAAAGCAACTGAGAAAGGCGAAATTCAAG AGTATTTGGGGTTACCGGCCTTGGTGGGAAGAAATAAGAGGGCGAGCTTcgatcaattaaaacaaaaggttTGGAAGAGACTTCAAGGGTGGGAGAGTAAGCTTTTGTCTCAAGCCGGAAGGGAAGTCCTCATCAAATCAGTTATTCAAGCAATACCCACCTTTACAATGAGTTGCTTTAAACTTCCCACCACTTTATGCCATGAGATCGAGACCCTTATTcggaaattttggtggggacaaaagGGTGAGAGGAGAAAAGTACATTGGGTGAAGTGGGGGGATTTGTGTCAAGATAAAGACCAAGGAGGCATGGGGTTCAAAGACCTCACAATGTTTAATGAAGCGATGCTTGTAAAACTAGCATGGCGATTGCTCCACAATGACAACTCCTTATTCTCTAGAGTTTTCAACGCAAGATTCTTCCTTAGGGGGACTATTCTTGAAACTAAAGACTCTTCCTCAGCCTCATATGCTTGGAAAAGCATCCTAAAAGGCCGTGATGTAATTCTAAAAGGTGCAATTTGGAGAATAGGGGATGGTAAAAGGGTGAGGATATGGGGTGATAATTGGCTACCATCGAAAACAATAGACAAAGTTGCAACGCCGGTTCTGTTTGGTCAGGAGAGCTCAAATGTGGAGGTTCTAATAAATCAGAGGACTAGAAGCAGGAGAAATAACGTTATTGATCATGTTTTCAATTCACAGGAAGTTGAGATTATAAAAAGCATCCCACTCAGCTTAACCACCCAACTGAATGTCCTGATTTGGCCATTCACACCCTCGGGTTCTTACTCGATAAAATCGGGATATCATTTTCTGCAAGAGAATTTCGCCCAATCCCAGAGTGCAGGGCAAGATACTGAGTTTTGGGAAAAAGTGTGGAGTATGGAGGTACCTAGCAAGATAAAAAACTTTGTATGGCAAGCTAGCAAAGATGCTCTGCCTGTGAAGATGAACCTATTACGTAGAAAGATATCCCAGGATGGGCAATGTGACATATGCAAGGCGGGTGATGAGGATTGTCTACatgctcttttcttttgctCAGAGATACAGGCAATGTGGAGCGCAGACCCTCAATGGAAGTGGTTTATGGAGATGCAGGCGTGCAATATAAAAGAAATCTTTAAGCGAGCTGACTCAGAGAAATGGGACGCTGAACTCATGGCATACACGAGATGG GACAGAAAGGTTGAATTTCAACGCCTTCACCCAGCAACAGTGACGCAACAGCACAGAAACCACACCAGATGGAAGCCGCCAAAGCAAGGATACTACAAAGTGAATTATGACGGGGCTGTATCTAGCCAAATGGGGAAAGCTGGTCTCGGCGTAATCATCAGGAATTGTGAAAGAGCTGTGATGGCATCAATGGCGCAACAAATTCCACTCCCTACAACAGTGGCCCAAGTCGAAGCACTTGCAGCATAG